From Nocardioides daedukensis, the proteins below share one genomic window:
- a CDS encoding ABC transporter substrate-binding protein — protein MSKSLLGTHRAVSASRSLRHHQRGIRAVTGAAALALVLAACGGGGGDPVDELGEGDIPEVAKNQSITVGVATLQQQYADPVLANEGGNTYPIKWSVGEPLVRQDLDASFVPGLATEWEVSEDGKTWTFKLREGVKMHDGSDFDAEDVKVSIERVSDPEFTSYATFAERVDKVEVIDPLTVAVTSKEPYATLPMDVPAPIASDYFAKVGEKEFRKAPVAAGPFKFVSQKFNDSMTLESFKDFWDKERISNFKTLTLKIIPDESSRVAGLQTGQIDIAQGISPNSASQLEGDESIRLIKGEAASQGHVLFMDNYFPEDSPLKDPNVRKALTLAVDRQSIADSLYKGFGSVPANNTFPVTLGNDPSLKALPYDPAEAKKLLADAGESDLSFTLTLYNTTTAVTDVQKMAEAVVGYWKEIGVNVKLDVQDPATYLDSVVKHQLKGAIVLGMPGLLMADPQNYQIFFGSDGGYTTVKDPKLDTMFADMAKALDPAEKEAVAKEMGKYLYDQSYSLPVISLDAVYAVGPKIADFKLMSGNPYAGPFWSLRAK, from the coding sequence GTGTCCAAATCACTACTCGGGACGCACCGCGCGGTGAGCGCCAGTCGTTCCCTGCGCCATCACCAACGAGGCATCCGCGCGGTGACGGGGGCTGCCGCGCTCGCCCTCGTGCTGGCCGCCTGTGGTGGCGGAGGGGGTGACCCAGTCGATGAACTGGGCGAGGGAGACATCCCTGAGGTCGCCAAGAACCAGAGCATCACCGTCGGGGTCGCCACGCTCCAGCAGCAGTACGCCGACCCGGTGCTCGCAAACGAGGGCGGAAACACCTACCCGATCAAGTGGTCTGTCGGTGAACCCTTGGTCCGTCAGGACCTGGACGCCTCTTTCGTCCCCGGTCTCGCGACCGAGTGGGAGGTGAGCGAGGACGGAAAGACCTGGACGTTCAAGCTCCGTGAGGGCGTCAAGATGCACGATGGGTCCGACTTCGACGCCGAGGACGTCAAGGTCTCCATCGAGCGGGTCAGTGACCCCGAGTTCACGTCGTACGCGACGTTTGCTGAGCGGGTCGACAAGGTTGAAGTCATCGACCCCCTGACAGTTGCGGTCACGTCGAAGGAGCCCTACGCGACGCTCCCGATGGACGTGCCGGCGCCGATCGCCAGTGACTACTTCGCGAAGGTGGGGGAGAAGGAGTTCCGCAAGGCCCCCGTTGCCGCTGGTCCGTTCAAGTTCGTGTCGCAGAAGTTCAACGACTCAATGACCCTGGAGAGCTTCAAGGACTTCTGGGACAAGGAGCGGATCTCCAACTTCAAGACGCTGACCCTCAAGATCATCCCGGACGAGAGCAGCCGGGTTGCCGGCCTCCAGACCGGTCAGATCGACATTGCACAGGGCATCTCTCCCAACAGTGCGTCGCAGCTCGAGGGCGACGAGAGCATCCGGCTGATCAAGGGAGAGGCGGCCTCGCAGGGTCACGTTCTCTTCATGGACAACTACTTCCCCGAGGACTCTCCGCTCAAGGACCCGAACGTCCGCAAGGCACTGACGTTGGCCGTCGATCGTCAGAGCATCGCCGACTCGCTGTACAAGGGCTTCGGCTCGGTTCCTGCGAACAACACGTTCCCGGTGACTCTCGGCAACGATCCGTCACTGAAGGCACTTCCCTACGACCCAGCAGAAGCCAAGAAGTTATTGGCTGACGCCGGTGAGTCCGACCTGTCCTTCACGTTGACTCTTTACAACACCACGACTGCAGTGACCGACGTCCAGAAGATGGCTGAGGCCGTTGTCGGCTACTGGAAGGAGATCGGGGTCAACGTCAAGCTCGATGTCCAGGACCCCGCGACCTACCTCGACTCAGTGGTCAAGCACCAGCTCAAGGGCGCGATCGTCCTCGGCATGCCGGGGCTGCTGATGGCAGACCCGCAGAACTACCAGATCTTCTTCGGCTCCGATGGTGGCTACACCACGGTGAAGGACCCGAAGCTGGACACGATGTTTGCGGACATGGCGAAGGCGCTGGACCCGGCTGAAAAGGAGGCCGTGGCCAAGGAGATGGGCAAGTACCTCTACGACCAGTCCTACTCCCTGCCCGTCATCTCCCTGGATGCGGTCTATGCGGTCGGACCCAAGATTGCCGACTTCAAGCTGATGAGCGGCAACCCCTACGCCGGACCGTTCTGGTCCTTGCGGGCGAAGTAA
- a CDS encoding ABC transporter permease, translating into MLRYTGTRLLQGLIALFFIVTVVFFLARMTGDATALLAPPDATPEQLEAVRVDLGLDRPILVQYWDYLRGLVTGDLGMSTSYRIPVSDLVVPGMQATAKLALTAFIIALVLGVAAGALAAFRSNTPADYGVRFISVLGQSIPSFWLGMLLVAVFSVSLGWFPAFGDTTATSIVLPAISLAAFALASIARLTRSTVLEMLSKDQTLFERSKGVAPTTLVTHVLRNSSLPVVTLAGIQLGALFSGTIVIENLFAWPGVGQLAIQAINSKDFALIQGIVIVNTLVFISLLFVVDVLYGLLDPRVRRATGDGKSKKKADLEPAETLDVVESL; encoded by the coding sequence ATGCTCAGGTACACCGGGACGCGACTCCTGCAAGGATTGATCGCGCTCTTCTTCATCGTGACCGTCGTCTTCTTCCTGGCGCGCATGACTGGTGACGCGACCGCACTTCTCGCGCCACCGGATGCCACCCCCGAACAGCTGGAAGCCGTTCGCGTGGATCTCGGCCTTGATCGACCGATCCTGGTCCAGTACTGGGACTACCTCCGGGGGCTCGTCACGGGTGACCTCGGAATGTCGACCAGTTACCGGATCCCAGTGTCCGACCTCGTGGTCCCCGGCATGCAGGCGACCGCCAAGTTGGCCCTGACTGCGTTCATCATCGCGCTGGTCCTGGGTGTCGCCGCAGGCGCTCTGGCGGCCTTCCGATCCAACACCCCCGCTGACTACGGAGTCCGCTTCATCTCGGTGCTTGGCCAGTCCATCCCCTCGTTCTGGCTCGGCATGCTCCTTGTAGCGGTCTTCAGCGTCAGTCTGGGCTGGTTCCCAGCGTTCGGTGATACGACGGCCACAAGCATCGTGCTCCCGGCGATATCTCTCGCAGCGTTCGCGCTTGCGTCCATCGCAAGACTGACGCGCTCAACTGTTCTCGAGATGCTCTCCAAGGACCAGACGCTCTTCGAACGGTCCAAGGGAGTTGCTCCGACCACCTTGGTCACTCATGTCCTGCGCAACTCGTCGTTGCCGGTCGTGACGCTGGCCGGCATCCAGCTCGGTGCCCTCTTCTCGGGGACGATCGTCATCGAGAACCTGTTCGCTTGGCCGGGAGTCGGCCAACTCGCCATCCAGGCAATCAACTCGAAGGACTTTGCCCTCATTCAGGGGATCGTCATCGTCAACACCCTGGTCTTCATCAGTCTGCTGTTCGTCGTGGACGTGCTCTACGGCCTCCTTGATCCCCGCGTCCGTCGTGCGACAGGCGATGGGAAGAGCAAGAAGAAGGCAGACCTCGAACCTGCGGAGACCCTCGACGTCGTGGAGTCACTCTGA
- a CDS encoding ABC transporter permease gives MAIIEAPAPENKTPQRRGLKRSKQSRTPWFSILAMGTFAVCGIFGSFIAPHDPTTNDLGNSLVPPFWAEGGSTTYLLGTDQLGRDILSRLLSGAQVSFLVAVAAVLIAGAIGLGVALLAGYVGGRLDAFLTRVADSAMAFPVLLLAVIVVALYGKSITIVIIVLVLAVWPQYARVLRSEVIRIRNEDYVVMSKVMGGSGRWAIVRHILPNVVPTLLVLATLQIGFAIIAEGSLSFLGIGVPAPAASWGNMLADGRNFMQTAWWVPVFPGIALSITVLSANLLGDWLRQTLDPATRR, from the coding sequence ATGGCCATCATCGAAGCCCCCGCACCTGAGAACAAGACCCCGCAGCGTCGCGGGCTCAAGCGGAGCAAACAGTCCCGGACACCGTGGTTCTCCATCCTCGCGATGGGAACCTTCGCGGTGTGCGGCATCTTCGGCTCGTTCATCGCCCCGCACGACCCGACCACGAATGACCTGGGGAACTCACTGGTGCCGCCCTTCTGGGCAGAAGGTGGTTCAACGACCTATCTTCTCGGCACTGACCAGTTGGGTCGCGACATCCTCAGCCGCCTGCTCTCCGGGGCCCAGGTCTCCTTCCTGGTCGCCGTTGCCGCAGTGCTGATCGCCGGGGCGATCGGACTCGGGGTCGCGCTGCTCGCCGGCTATGTCGGCGGTCGTCTGGACGCCTTCCTCACCCGTGTCGCGGACTCGGCCATGGCCTTCCCGGTGCTGCTCCTTGCTGTGATCGTGGTGGCGCTCTATGGCAAGAGCATCACCATCGTGATCATCGTGCTCGTGCTCGCCGTGTGGCCGCAGTATGCACGTGTCCTTCGCAGTGAGGTCATTCGGATCCGCAACGAGGACTACGTGGTGATGTCCAAGGTGATGGGGGGCAGCGGTCGCTGGGCAATCGTGCGCCACATCCTCCCCAACGTCGTGCCGACCCTGCTGGTTCTGGCCACCTTGCAGATCGGGTTCGCGATCATCGCCGAGGGCTCGCTCAGCTTCCTCGGAATCGGCGTTCCCGCCCCAGCAGCATCGTGGGGGAACATGCTCGCCGATGGCCGCAACTTCATGCAGACGGCTTGGTGGGTCCCGGTCTTCCCCGGGATCGCCCTCAGCATCACAGTCCTCTCGGCGAACCTCCTCGGCGACTGGCTCCGCCAGACCCTCGACCCCGCGACAAGGCGGTGA
- a CDS encoding ABC transporter ATP-binding protein yields the protein MLDIQNLHTDYYAGGRVAHAARGVSINVPQGQAVALVGESGSGKSTVAQSIMRMIRPPVGDLREGVVSVNGVDVRLCTDQQMRQVLRSEIGFIPQDPTTALDPLYTIRSQIKEVLPPEDKKNADRVITELLESLGIVNAADRLGDYPHEFSGGMKQRVAIAIALAKKPSVLIADEPTTALDVTTQIGILRLLDKLRRERSLATLFITHNIRVARLLCQHVVVMYGGIVVESGPIDQVMAAPSHPYTRALLDASVLGDHPRQKLRAIPGNPPSLFTMPKGCPFSPRCANATDQCHDGLPEETATERGTRYTCWNPVMS from the coding sequence ATGTTGGATATCCAGAACCTCCACACGGACTACTACGCGGGAGGACGCGTTGCGCATGCAGCCCGTGGTGTGTCAATCAACGTGCCCCAGGGTCAGGCGGTGGCTCTGGTCGGCGAGTCCGGCAGCGGCAAGAGCACCGTCGCACAGAGCATCATGCGCATGATCCGTCCCCCGGTCGGCGACCTTCGTGAGGGAGTTGTGTCGGTCAACGGTGTCGACGTACGACTCTGCACGGACCAGCAGATGCGTCAGGTGCTCCGGAGCGAAATCGGGTTCATCCCGCAGGATCCGACGACTGCGCTCGACCCGCTCTACACGATCCGGTCGCAGATCAAGGAGGTGCTTCCCCCTGAGGACAAGAAGAACGCGGACAGGGTCATCACCGAGCTGCTCGAGTCGCTCGGCATCGTCAACGCAGCCGACCGGCTCGGGGACTACCCGCACGAGTTCAGTGGCGGGATGAAACAGCGCGTCGCAATCGCAATCGCACTGGCCAAGAAGCCGAGCGTGCTGATCGCGGACGAGCCGACGACGGCACTGGACGTGACCACGCAGATCGGGATCCTGCGGCTGCTTGACAAGCTTCGTCGGGAACGCAGCCTGGCCACTCTCTTCATCACCCACAACATTCGCGTCGCGCGGCTCCTGTGCCAGCACGTGGTGGTGATGTACGGCGGAATCGTCGTCGAGAGCGGACCCATCGACCAGGTGATGGCGGCACCCTCTCACCCCTACACCCGTGCGTTGCTCGACGCGAGCGTTCTGGGAGACCACCCCCGTCAGAAGCTTCGGGCAATTCCCGGCAACCCGCCCTCCCTTTTCACCATGCCGAAGGGCTGCCCATTCAGTCCACGGTGTGCCAATGCGACCGATCAGTGCCACGACGGTCTACCCGAAGAAACCGCAACGGAGCGAGGGACTCGATACACATGCTGGAACCCGGTGATGTCATGA
- a CDS encoding ABC transporter ATP-binding protein produces the protein MSDYILEARNVVKTYNARGAAPVHALKNVSLGVGKGETVGLVGESGSGKTTLMRMLLAIEQPTMGEVLYRGSSRNSMGKTELKEYFNNVTAVFQNPFSSLNPRRRLWDVMTERRAIERNAKKAERRERAAELTSMVGLPEEYIDRYPHQLSGGQRQRIAIARALAEDPSVIVLDEPMSALDVSVSAQIANLLLELQESYGVGFLLIGHDMDMIRHLCHRVAVLYKGDIVEEGSVDVVMRNPEHSYTKLLLAASELTSLEIGDLSDPVARGADFRLTQPVPTH, from the coding sequence ATGAGCGACTACATCCTTGAAGCCCGCAATGTGGTCAAGACATACAACGCTCGGGGCGCCGCTCCCGTTCATGCCCTGAAGAACGTCTCGCTTGGAGTTGGCAAGGGGGAGACGGTTGGCCTGGTCGGTGAGTCCGGCAGCGGCAAAACCACGCTGATGCGGATGCTCCTGGCAATTGAGCAGCCCACGATGGGGGAGGTGCTCTACCGGGGGTCTTCCCGCAACTCGATGGGCAAGACCGAGTTGAAGGAATACTTCAACAACGTCACGGCCGTCTTCCAGAACCCGTTCAGTTCCTTGAACCCCCGGCGTCGCCTGTGGGACGTGATGACTGAACGGCGGGCCATCGAGCGCAATGCCAAGAAGGCCGAACGGCGGGAGCGAGCGGCTGAGCTGACCAGCATGGTCGGACTGCCGGAGGAGTACATCGACCGCTACCCCCACCAGCTGTCCGGCGGCCAGCGTCAGCGCATTGCGATTGCCCGCGCCCTGGCGGAGGACCCATCGGTGATCGTGCTTGACGAGCCGATGTCGGCCCTTGACGTGTCTGTGAGTGCCCAGATTGCCAACCTGTTACTCGAACTGCAGGAGAGTTATGGGGTCGGTTTCCTCCTCATCGGTCACGACATGGACATGATCCGGCATCTCTGTCACCGCGTCGCGGTGCTCTACAAGGGCGACATCGTGGAGGAGGGCTCCGTGGATGTCGTGATGAGAAACCCGGAGCACAGCTACACCAAGCTCCTGTTGGCCGCCTCCGAACTGACCTCACTCGAGATCGGCGATCTCAGTGACCCCGTGGCACGTGGTGCCGACTTTCGCCTCACCCAGCCTGTCCCGACCCACTAA
- a CDS encoding enolase C-terminal domain-like protein codes for MKIIDVRATQLKSPDYEFKWKEEWEGRRIGLILLRIIGEDGNEGHCITWLVGNGQMEDSLPRLKQVLIGRDPHDVEAISYELSDSLAAPTGVSSAVDIALWDLIGKHHETPVYKLLGAARHKVRAYASTVYYPEVQDYVDLALQCRDEGFNAYKLHAFGVPDKDIEVCRAVREAVGDTMDLMLDPVNSYDRQGAFKVGRVLEELDFYWFEAPIPDTDIDGLVDLTRSLDIQVAGAESVMGGLKFLPQYVTRHAVDQVRGIGDFVGGISAMKKSAAMCEAFGINYEPHSYGSTLIQAAHFNVMLAIHNCDLVELPVPTGILDQGMKDTLRVNSEGFVDAPTKPGLGYEIDEDEIDKITVRELQVGEFSTHAGH; via the coding sequence ATGAAGATCATTGACGTTCGCGCAACTCAGTTGAAGTCACCTGACTACGAGTTCAAGTGGAAGGAGGAATGGGAGGGTCGTCGCATCGGCCTGATCCTGCTTCGCATCATCGGTGAAGACGGCAACGAGGGGCACTGCATCACCTGGCTGGTCGGCAACGGCCAGATGGAGGACTCGCTGCCACGACTCAAGCAGGTCCTCATCGGTCGTGACCCCCACGACGTCGAGGCGATCTCCTACGAGTTGAGTGACTCCCTCGCTGCACCGACTGGTGTCAGCTCTGCCGTGGACATCGCGTTGTGGGACCTCATCGGCAAGCACCATGAGACGCCGGTCTACAAGCTTCTCGGCGCCGCTCGGCACAAGGTCCGTGCCTATGCGAGCACTGTCTACTACCCGGAGGTTCAGGACTACGTCGACCTCGCTCTGCAGTGCCGAGACGAGGGTTTCAACGCCTACAAGCTGCACGCATTCGGCGTCCCGGACAAGGACATCGAGGTCTGTCGTGCGGTCCGCGAGGCGGTCGGTGACACGATGGACCTGATGCTCGATCCGGTCAACTCCTATGACCGACAGGGTGCATTCAAGGTCGGCCGCGTGTTGGAGGAGCTCGACTTCTACTGGTTCGAAGCTCCGATCCCCGACACTGACATTGACGGGCTCGTTGACCTCACCCGCAGTCTCGACATTCAGGTGGCCGGAGCCGAGAGCGTCATGGGGGGACTCAAGTTCCTTCCCCAGTACGTCACTCGTCACGCGGTCGACCAGGTCCGCGGCATCGGCGACTTCGTTGGCGGCATCTCGGCGATGAAGAAGTCGGCTGCCATGTGCGAGGCGTTCGGCATCAACTACGAGCCGCACTCCTATGGCTCCACGCTGATTCAGGCTGCTCACTTCAACGTCATGCTCGCGATCCACAACTGCGACCTCGTTGAGCTCCCGGTCCCGACCGGCATTCTCGACCAGGGCATGAAGGACACGTTGCGGGTCAACTCGGAAGGGTTCGTTGACGCACCCACGAAGCCCGGTCTTGGCTACGAGATCGACGAGGACGAGATCGACAAGATAACAGTTCGCGAACTCCAGGTCGGAGAGTTCAGCACGCACGCGGGTCACTGA